The sequence GAAAAACTGTTTTACATACAGGGCGTGCTTGAAAAGTATCTTGAAACGGAAACAGTTTCCTATGTAAAAGAAGGCGAGTATTTCACGATACTTCAGCCGGAAAAAGCAGGCAGATTTCCTCTTGTTCTGAACGCGATGGCTGTCCCTGACAGGGTGGCTGTAAGATATGGTTTATCGGACGAAACCGAGAAAAACTTCCTGAATATTTTAAACGCTGATATTGCATCGCCCCTTAAGCACGGGGGGGAAGTTACGGGTATTATTACGGGCAAAAAACAGACCGCTGACATTTCTTTTACGCAGGATGAATGTGAAGCGTTTAATATGGCGGCTATGGAAACTTCCGTTCTTTTAAACGCGATGCGCCTTAAGAAAAAAATTCTGGAAGAAGAGAACATGAAGCGCATAGGGCTTCTGGCAAAACAGATGGCTCATGAAATTAGAAATCCCCTTGCGGCGCTGTGGGGCGCCGTGCAGCTTATTATTCCTGACAGAAAAGACGACCGTGAAAATGTGGAAATAGTAAGAAAAGAAGTAAGGCGGCTTACGGGAATTCTGGACACGTGGAAAGACTTTTCGGGAGAGGTCAGGCTTGACCTTAAACAGACGGACTTATGCGCGCTGGCGGATGAATGCGTAAAACTTTCCAAACTGCAGCCGCAGGCCGCGGCAGTTGATTTTCAGCTTGCCTGCACATACCGCCCTGTAAACGTCATGGCTGATACTGACAAGTTAAAACAGGTTTTATTAAACCTGATATTAAATTCTGTTGAAGCAATGGAAGGCAGGCAGAATCCGGTGATAAAGATAGAGACGGTAAAAAAGAAAGAGTCGGTGGAAATAAAAGTAAGGGACAACGGGTGCGGCATAAATAAGGCGCTTATAGAAAAAGTGAAAGAACCGCTTTATACAAGCAAGTCTAAAGGCTCCGGGCTTGGGCTGCCTGTATCAGAAAAACTGGTTAAGGCGCACGGCGGGATTTTAATTATAGACAGCGACGGGGAGACTTTTACGGAAGTTACTGTTTCGCTTCCGTCATAAAAACCGGAATTTCCGGGGGAGGAAATAATGGCAAAACTGCTGATTGTGGATGATGAGGACAATATAAGAAAGGTCTTAAAACAGCTTCTGGCAAGAAACGGGTTTACTGATATCATAGAAGCCGCTGACGGAGTGGAAGCGCTTGAAAAAATAAATGACAATGAAATTGACCTTGTTATCAGCGATATAAATATGCCGAAAATGGACGGTATAACCCTTTTTGAAAAGGCAAAAAAACTGGGGCCTGTTTTTATAATACTTACAGCTTTTGGGTCAATAGAGACCGCTGTCAATATGGTTAAAAGCGGGGTATATGACTTTATATCAAAACCATTTGACGAATCCGAACTTGTGAATACTGTAAAAAAGGCTGTATCGGAAAGATGCAGTTCCAATATGGAAATACAGTATTCCGGCGGAATAGATGAAATATTTTTTCAGTCCCGCCACCCGGAAATTGAAAAAATTAACAGTGTAATTGACCGCGTGGCTACAACAGGGGGGCCTGTTTTTATAACCGGGGAGACAGGAACCGGGAAAGGGCTTTTGGCCGGAATAATACACGAAAAAAGCGGAAGGCAGGGAGCGTTTATAAAGGTTAACTGCGCGGCGATTCCGGAAACCCTTATGGAATCGGAGCTGTTTGGATACAGAAAAGGCGCTTTTACCGGCGCTGCAATGGACAAACCCGGTAAATTTGAACTTGCCGCGGGCGGCACCATTTTTCTTGATGAAATAGGCGAACTTCCAAATGAACTGCAGGCAAAACTGCTTGCCGCTTTACAGGATAAAGAAATAAACAGGCTGGGCGACACAAAGCCCGTGAAAATTGACGCCCGTGTCATAGCCGCCACTAATATTAATATTAAAGAGGCGATTGAAAAAAAGACGTTCAGGGAAGATTTGTATTACAGGCTTAATGTGGTGGAATTTGCCGTGCCTCCTTTAAGGGAACGCGGGGAGGATGCGGGGCTGTTTATAAATTTCTTTAATAAAAAATATTCGGACGAGTACGGAATAGAGCAGAAGAAGTTTTCCGAAGACGCTGTTGAATACATATCTGAATGCAAATTCGCGGGAAATATCAGGGAGCTTGAAAATGTGATACAGAAGCTTCTTATAATGGAAAAAGACGCGGTGGTTACAAAAGAAGTTGCCGCAAGATATTTAAGCAAGGCCGAATGCAAAACGGACAACAGCCTTATGTTCAGGGCGGGCAAGGATAAAAAGGTGGAAGCGGAAGTGTCGCTTATAAGGCAGGCGCTTGAAAAAACCGAAGGCAACAGGACAAAAGCCGCGGAGATTCTTGGCATAAGCAGAAGGACTCTTTTGTACAGGATAAAGGAATACGGCATAGCATAAGAAAACTTCCTGCACTTATAATGCAGGCAAAAGGCGAGTTGATAAACGGGAGGGAAGTTGAAAAAGTTTTTTCTCAGTTTTATTGTTTTTTTACTTTTTTGCGCTGCGGGATATTCCGGGCCGTTAACGCTTAAAAAATCCATTGAACCTTCCGTGGGTTTTATAGGGGATACAGTCACCGTATGCCTGGAAATTGAAGCTTCGGCATCTGTTCCCAAAGCGGATATAGTGTGGGTTATAGATATAAGCGCATCCATGGGTTCGGGGATATCCAATATTAAAAATAATATAAATTATATGACAAGCCAGCTTGCGTCGGAGGGCATTGATTACAGGCAGGGCCTTGTGACGTACAGCGATGTATATATAGGCGAGCCAATTACCAATTATGGTTTTATGCCGTCTGACGCGGACTTTATGTCGGCAATAAACGGAATTTCGCTTCTGTCAGGCGGAGATATCCCGGAAAGCGGGCTTGAAGGTCTTTTGTCCGCGCAGTCATCCGCATGGAGGGCTGACGCTTCAAAAACAATAATACTTGTAACCGACGCTCAGGTTAAAACAATTGATACAGGCAACGGGGTTTATTCTTTGACTTATACAGCCCAATCATTGACTGATGACGGTATAACGGTTGACGCGATATGCGTGGATATGGGAAGCTACGCGCCATATTCCAATCCAAAAGACCTGCCGTCACTTACCGGAGGCATATGGCTGGATTATTGGACGCCTTCGTCTGATTGGGATGCGTTTCTGGTTGCGCTTGGAACAGCAATAAGCACTTATTCAAATGTTGTTATAAGGGATCCGCTGCCGCCGGAATTAATGCCTGTTGCACCTTATGGCGGCGGCAGTTATACAGGCGGCCAGGTAATCTGGACTTTCAGCAGTGTGGGAAAAGGCCAGCCGTTTACGGTATGTTTTCCTTCTGTAATAACAAGCGCTTACGCGGGATTTATAAGCAATACGGCGTATATTTCCGCTGATAACGTAACAGAGACCGCGTCTGATACAGAGTATGTCTTTTATCCCACAAAAACCGCCACTACAACCGCTACACCGACAGTGACCGCAACAGGCACCATTACAGTTTCACCTACAATCACTCTGACGGCGACAATTACACCCACTGCAACGCCCACACCTCCCGTGCTTATGCTTATGGGCAAGGGTACGTTTCCCAACCCTTTTATAAAAGAGGCGCAGATAGTTTACTATCTGACCGCGGAAGCTGATGTAACGGTGAAAGTGTACACAGTATCCGGGGAAGTTGTTTTTGAATCACAGCCTGTTAAAGGGCTGCGGGGTGTAAACAGTTTTTTATGGGATGGAAGGAATAAAAACCGAAAGCCTGTGGCGTCCGGGCTGTATATATACCGTGTACAGGCGGTGTCAGGCAGGGATGAAAAAGTGCATATCTTCGGTAAGGCGGCCTGCCTTAGATAAAGGCGCCGTTTTAATCTTCCGGCGTTGCAAGGTTGACATTTCAGGGTATTATCTTATAATTCTTTATATTAATGATTTAAGGAGGATACTATGTTTGATTTTTTTCAGCAGGAAAGTTTTCTTGATAAAGTGATTATGGGAAATACGGTGCTAAGGTATCTGGTGTCTATCGGCATGTTTCTGTTGCCTGCGGTTTTACTGTTTGCCCTTAATAAGTTTGTGGTTTCAAGGATAAAGAAATGGATAAGTAAATCTTCCTGGAAGGTTGATGATTTTGCCGTTGACCTTTTTGAAAAGATAATATATCCCCTTATTTATGTCGGGCTGTTTTTTCTTGCTTTTAATAACCTATCTGTTGCCGGGCAATATAAAGCTTTAGTCAACAAAACCGGCATAATAGTGGTTACAATTTTTGTAATACGCGCTGTTATTATGGTGCTTAATTTTATGATTATTAAAGTTGCGATTAAAGGTGAAGATGATGAGATAAAGGCAAAAAGCATGAAAGGCATTATGGGGCTTATAAAAACGGTTATATGGATTATAGGAATAATCCTTGTTCTGGATAATCTGGGGTATAAAGTGTCGGCTGTTGTAGCCGGGCTTGGTATAGGCGGTATTGCGGTAGCTCTTGCCGCGCAGGCGGTTCTGGGGGATTTGTTCAGTTATATTTCTATTATGTTTGACAAGCCTTTCAAGATAGGAGATTTTATAATATTTGATGATGTCATGGGAACGGTGGAAAATGTGGGGATAAAAACCACACGCATAAGCAGCTTAAGCGGGGAGGAAATAGTTGTTTCAAATTCCGCGCTGACCAATTCAAAGGTGAAAAACTATAAAAAAATGGTTACACGAAGGGTGCTTTTCGGGCTTGGGGTGGTTTACGGCACGCCGAAAGAAAAACTTGAAAAGATACCGGTAATAATAGGCGGGATAATAACCGCGATAAGCGGGGCAAGGTTTGACAGGGCGCATTTTTCGGCGTACGGCGATTTCTCGCTTAATTTTGAAGTGGTATACTATGTGGAAGGAAACGATTATAATAAATACATGGATATTAACCAGATTATAAATTTTAAAATTTATGAAGCGTTTGAAAAAGAAGGGATAGAATTCGCGTACCCAACACAGACTCTTTTTGTAAAAAATGAAAAACAATAACGGAGGTGTGCTTTGAATATAGGATTCGGAGAGATTATAGTTATACTGCTTGTGGTGCTTGTTATTTTTGGAGCGAAAAAGCTGCCGGAAATCGGGAAGTCAATGGGAAAGGCCGTGACGGAATTTAAAAAAGGCGTTAAGGACATTAAAGATGAAGAGAGCGGCGAAAAAAAAGATAAATAAAAAAACGGCGGCTGAAAATCCGCCGGATTTTGTTTTACACCTTGAAGAGCTGCGTTTCAGGATAATAGCGGTTATAGTTTTTTTTATAACCGCTTTTTTTATATCTTTTTTTTACTGCGGCGCGATAATGGAATTTCTTCAGCGCCCTATTGCCGGCGCGGCGGAAAAACTTTATTACTTCAGGGTGTACGAGAAATTTACAACTTATCTTAAAGTGTCCGCGGCAGCGGCTTTGTTTTTTCTGGTGCCGTTTTTTTTAATGCAGTTGTGGGGGTTTGTGAAACCCGCGCTTGACAGCAAAGAGAGAAGTTTTTTCGCGTGGGGGCTTATTGCCGCGCCTGCTGTTTTTTATGGCGGAGCTTTTTTTGCCTATAAAGTGATGCTTCCCGCGGCGTTTTCTTTTTTTACCGGGTTTGCCGGGCAGGATAATATACAGCCTGTGTGGGGCGTGACAGATTATTTTGGTTTTTTATCATCGGTAATTATGGTAACGGGAGCTGTCTTTCTTCTGCCGCTTGTCATGCTTCTGCTGATGAAAGCGGGTATACTTAAATATGAAATGGTGTCAAAGGCAAGGGCGTACATAATAATTGCCATATTTATTATAGCGGCGGTTTTTTCCCCGCCGGATGTGATATCACAGATGCTTGTTGCCGTACCGTTATATCTGCTTTTTGAAATCTCTCTGCTTGCGGGCAGGGCTTTAAAAAATTAAATATTAAGGGGTGAAAAAATGAACAGGCGCGAATTCATAAAAAAATCAATTCAGGCGGCCGCCGCCGCGGGCGCGTATACAATGCTTCCGGCGTCAAAATTATTCGGCGCCGCGGCTGAAGGCAAAACACCGCCGCACCTTGTGGCGGTAAAAAATTCAACACCGGCAAAAATGTACGCCGCCGCCCTGGCTGCAATGGGCGGTATTTCGCAGTTTGTCCGCAGGGGGCAGACGGTGGTTGTTAAACCCAACATAGGCTGGGATGTAACGCCGGAACTTGGCGGCAATACCAATCCGCAGCTTGTGGAAGCGGTGGTAAAAAGCTGTGTTGATGCCGGCGCTAAAAAAGTGTATGTGTTTGACCATACCTGCGATAACTGGAAAAAAACATATAAGACAAGCGGGATTGAAGACGCGGCAAAGAAAGCGGGCGCGCTTGTGGTGTCAGCGGCATCAGAGTCGGATTATGTTAATGTGAAAGTGCCGGGCGGTAAAACCCTTAAAGAAACAAAGGTGCACAAGCTTGCGGTTGAAAGTGATGTTTTTATAAACGTGCCGGTGTTAAAAAATCACGGTTCTTCCGGGCTTACCATTGCAATGAAAAATCTTATGGGAATAGTGTGGAACCGCTGGAGCTGGCACGCCACGGGCCTTCATCAGTGCATAGCGGATTTTGCGGCGTACAGAAAACCCGATTTGAATATTGTGGACTGTTACAGGGTGATGAAAGCCAACGGGCCAAGGGGGGTATCAAAGGAAGATGTGGTTTTGATGAAAACCCTTATAATGTCCAAAGATATGGTGGCAGCTGACGCGGCATCCGCAAAGATAGCAGGGGCGGACCCGGAGGGTATTGAATATATAAAAATTGCCGATGCCAAGGGCATAGGCACCATGAACCTTGATTCAATAAATATAAGAAGGATAACCCTTTGAAGCCTGCAAGAATAATAATATCGCTTATTTACGGCGCGCTTTTTGCTGTGTTTTTTTCCGGTGCGGTGCATGAATACAACGCGCTGCTTCAGTTTGTGCCAAAAAGCCAGTTTATGCCCGCGCTTTTAAAAAGCATAGGAGGAATCACCATTGCCTCTTTTGCGGCGGTGTTTATAACCGTATTAGCGGCTTTGTTTTTTGGAAGGGTATACTGTTCCTATGTGTGCCCGCTGGGCATATTTCAGGATTTTTTTATATTTTTAAGGTATAAATTTAATCCAAAAAATAAATTTAAATATTCAAAAGGGTACTTTGGTTTTCACCTCGTAATTCTGGCTGCAGCCGTTCTTACATATGCGGCGGGTGTGGTGTCGGTAATGGCGGTTCTGGAACCGTACAGCGCGGCATCAAGAAGCGCGGCTTCGTTTTTATCGCGCTCTGCCGTGTCTGCCGGCGTTTTCTGGTATTCTGTATTTTTTGTATTGTTTATGGCGGCTGCCGCGTTTTTTAAAGGCAGGCTTTTCTGCAATACGCTGTGCCCTGCGGGCGCGGTGCTTGCGCTTATCGCTAAAAAATCTGTTTATAAGATAAAAATAGACGGGGATAAATGCACTCACTGCAACAGGTGCGAAGCCGCGTGCAAAGCCGTATGTATTGACCATAAAAATTTAAAAGTGGATTTTGAAAGGTGTGTGGGGTGTTTTAACTGCATAAGCGCGTGTAAAGATGATGCTATAGGTTATGAAAAAGTATCTGTTAAAAAAAAGGATAATACCAAAAGAAAGACAATAAAAAAACTGGCGGTTTTTACGGCTGCGGCGGCAGGGCTTACGCTTTTTACAAAAGAAATTTTTGCTTTTAAATCCGCAATTCCCGTAAAAAAGAGCGTGCCGGTATTGCCTCCCGGAGCCGGGTCTGTTCATCATTATAACAGCCATTGCACCGCGTGCCACGCCTGCGTGACGGCATGCCCTCAAAAAGTTATAGGGGCAAATATGGCTGAATTTGGCGTGTTAAAACTTATGCAGCCCGTTATGAACTATTCGGTTTCTTACTGCCTGTACGGCTGCAATGAATGTACAAAAGTCTGCCCGACAGGCGCCCTTGAACCGGTTTCAATAAAAGAAAAAAAGTCAGTTCAGCTTGGCAGGGTACATCTTATAAAAGAAAACTGCATTTCGTGGAGCGACGGCAAACCCTGTACGGTATGCACGGAACACTGCCCCACAAA is a genomic window of Candidatus Goldiibacteriota bacterium containing:
- the tatA gene encoding twin-arginine translocase TatA/TatE family subunit, which produces MNIGFGEIIVILLVVLVIFGAKKLPEIGKSMGKAVTEFKKGVKDIKDEESGEKKDK
- a CDS encoding mechanosensitive ion channel family protein — its product is MFDFFQQESFLDKVIMGNTVLRYLVSIGMFLLPAVLLFALNKFVVSRIKKWISKSSWKVDDFAVDLFEKIIYPLIYVGLFFLAFNNLSVAGQYKALVNKTGIIVVTIFVIRAVIMVLNFMIIKVAIKGEDDEIKAKSMKGIMGLIKTVIWIIGIILVLDNLGYKVSAVVAGLGIGGIAVALAAQAVLGDLFSYISIMFDKPFKIGDFIIFDDVMGTVENVGIKTTRISSLSGEEIVVSNSALTNSKVKNYKKMVTRRVLFGLGVVYGTPKEKLEKIPVIIGGIITAISGARFDRAHFSAYGDFSLNFEVVYYVEGNDYNKYMDINQIINFKIYEAFEKEGIEFAYPTQTLFVKNEKQ
- a CDS encoding VWA domain-containing protein is translated as MKKFFLSFIVFLLFCAAGYSGPLTLKKSIEPSVGFIGDTVTVCLEIEASASVPKADIVWVIDISASMGSGISNIKNNINYMTSQLASEGIDYRQGLVTYSDVYIGEPITNYGFMPSDADFMSAINGISLLSGGDIPESGLEGLLSAQSSAWRADASKTIILVTDAQVKTIDTGNGVYSLTYTAQSLTDDGITVDAICVDMGSYAPYSNPKDLPSLTGGIWLDYWTPSSDWDAFLVALGTAISTYSNVVIRDPLPPELMPVAPYGGGSYTGGQVIWTFSSVGKGQPFTVCFPSVITSAYAGFISNTAYISADNVTETASDTEYVFYPTKTATTTATPTVTATGTITVSPTITLTATITPTATPTPPVLMLMGKGTFPNPFIKEAQIVYYLTAEADVTVKVYTVSGEVVFESQPVKGLRGVNSFLWDGRNKNRKPVASGLYIYRVQAVSGRDEKVHIFGKAACLR
- a CDS encoding DUF362 domain-containing protein, with the translated sequence MNRREFIKKSIQAAAAAGAYTMLPASKLFGAAAEGKTPPHLVAVKNSTPAKMYAAALAAMGGISQFVRRGQTVVVKPNIGWDVTPELGGNTNPQLVEAVVKSCVDAGAKKVYVFDHTCDNWKKTYKTSGIEDAAKKAGALVVSAASESDYVNVKVPGGKTLKETKVHKLAVESDVFINVPVLKNHGSSGLTIAMKNLMGIVWNRWSWHATGLHQCIADFAAYRKPDLNIVDCYRVMKANGPRGVSKEDVVLMKTLIMSKDMVAADAASAKIAGADPEGIEYIKIADAKGIGTMNLDSINIRRITL
- a CDS encoding GHKL domain-containing protein, with protein sequence MIYNIIAIAAAVNAILAIIALIKGINPLSVSFALLNLLLSGWAGCVLFWQHYGVEEFEIINRIVTSFIPAAGMFFTCALYRLENRKTIQYTSIVALPAFVLAGAALMVFFNPVFEEFEKSMLYQTGIMVYIFAALIFVFYVLISNYRLVKFRQERIKIGIVISAFLVLFAGGMLDLTGGLGLHKIQHAGIVSNMVYGLMIFFAIFKLRLLDTGIIIRNFAASVIVALIVSFLFLAAEHMLNSEWKAMASVFVILSFGAVFFSARTRNSFSDFFEQASGTPPSGIVVKHIEAVKTMQADEEEKLFYIQGVLEKYLETETVSYVKEGEYFTILQPEKAGRFPLVLNAMAVPDRVAVRYGLSDETEKNFLNILNADIASPLKHGGEVTGIITGKKQTADISFTQDECEAFNMAAMETSVLLNAMRLKKKILEEENMKRIGLLAKQMAHEIRNPLAALWGAVQLIIPDRKDDRENVEIVRKEVRRLTGILDTWKDFSGEVRLDLKQTDLCALADECVKLSKLQPQAAAVDFQLACTYRPVNVMADTDKLKQVLLNLILNSVEAMEGRQNPVIKIETVKKKESVEIKVRDNGCGINKALIEKVKEPLYTSKSKGSGLGLPVSEKLVKAHGGILIIDSDGETFTEVTVSLPS
- a CDS encoding 4Fe-4S dicluster domain-containing protein, translated to MKPARIIISLIYGALFAVFFSGAVHEYNALLQFVPKSQFMPALLKSIGGITIASFAAVFITVLAALFFGRVYCSYVCPLGIFQDFFIFLRYKFNPKNKFKYSKGYFGFHLVILAAAVLTYAAGVVSVMAVLEPYSAASRSAASFLSRSAVSAGVFWYSVFFVLFMAAAAFFKGRLFCNTLCPAGAVLALIAKKSVYKIKIDGDKCTHCNRCEAACKAVCIDHKNLKVDFERCVGCFNCISACKDDAIGYEKVSVKKKDNTKRKTIKKLAVFTAAAAGLTLFTKEIFAFKSAIPVKKSVPVLPPGAGSVHHYNSHCTACHACVTACPQKVIGANMAEFGVLKLMQPVMNYSVSYCLYGCNECTKVCPTGALEPVSIKEKKSVQLGRVHLIKENCISWSDGKPCTVCTEHCPTKAVYTVLHNNVAAPEIIPDICIGCGACEYVCPAVPHKAIFVDGLKKQVKAGDPVKAHRPGEWKLTPVKNEKKSSGGDFPF
- the tatC gene encoding twin-arginine translocase subunit TatC, with translation MKRAAKKKINKKTAAENPPDFVLHLEELRFRIIAVIVFFITAFFISFFYCGAIMEFLQRPIAGAAEKLYYFRVYEKFTTYLKVSAAAALFFLVPFFLMQLWGFVKPALDSKERSFFAWGLIAAPAVFYGGAFFAYKVMLPAAFSFFTGFAGQDNIQPVWGVTDYFGFLSSVIMVTGAVFLLPLVMLLLMKAGILKYEMVSKARAYIIIAIFIIAAVFSPPDVISQMLVAVPLYLLFEISLLAGRALKN
- a CDS encoding sigma-54-dependent Fis family transcriptional regulator; the encoded protein is MAKLLIVDDEDNIRKVLKQLLARNGFTDIIEAADGVEALEKINDNEIDLVISDINMPKMDGITLFEKAKKLGPVFIILTAFGSIETAVNMVKSGVYDFISKPFDESELVNTVKKAVSERCSSNMEIQYSGGIDEIFFQSRHPEIEKINSVIDRVATTGGPVFITGETGTGKGLLAGIIHEKSGRQGAFIKVNCAAIPETLMESELFGYRKGAFTGAAMDKPGKFELAAGGTIFLDEIGELPNELQAKLLAALQDKEINRLGDTKPVKIDARVIAATNINIKEAIEKKTFREDLYYRLNVVEFAVPPLRERGEDAGLFINFFNKKYSDEYGIEQKKFSEDAVEYISECKFAGNIRELENVIQKLLIMEKDAVVTKEVAARYLSKAECKTDNSLMFRAGKDKKVEAEVSLIRQALEKTEGNRTKAAEILGISRRTLLYRIKEYGIA